CCGCCTTGCCCGCCTGCGCAGCTCATTGGCCCCGAGCGCACTGACTCGCGGGCGGAGCAGGAAGGAAACCGCTCCCAAGCGCGGCGGCAGCGTCGTTCCTAGCGTGCAGCTGCCGCTCCTACCATCTCTCGGTTGGTTTGCGTGTCCCCTTCCTGCAGCATGAGTGGTCTGCGCGTCTACAGCACGTCGGTCACCGGCTCTCGTGAAGTAAGTGTGTGCCTGGGCCGGCGCCGGGGGAAGGCGGGCCGTTTCCCTGTGCTCCGACCGGCGCCCGGGAGCCGCCCCCACGATGGAGGCAGCGAGGTGCGGGGTATGGCCTCCCAAGTCTAGTCCGGGGGACGCGGCCCAGcccgaaccccccccccccagggatcCTTCGGCATCCCCGGCATGAGCTGCCCACTCATATCCCCCGTTTTGGGCTCACCCGTTCTattgcccacacacacacccctccttaATGCCCGCTTCCTCTCCACTgtgaggctgtggaggagggtATTTCCCCCGTAGGGCCCGGCCCTGCAGCTTCTCTGACTTACCTAGAACTTGACCAGCTTCTTTTTCTCAGACTCCTGCAGGCGATCCCTCTCATCCTTGGACCCTTCCCATCCCCTAGTAGCCAAAATCTCCCCCATAGAGTGGGCAGGAAGACAAAAGCTCCTGCTAACACCGGACCAGAGTTCCTACCATAAATCTTCCAGCCTGCCTGCCAACCCTGTCAATCTGCCCCTAGATCAAGTCCCAGCAGAGTGAAGTGACCCGCATCCTGGACGGGAAGCGAATCCAATACGAGCTAGTGGACATCTCCCAGGACAACGCCCTGCGAGATGAGATGCGATCCTTGGCAGGCAACCCCAAGGCCACCCCACCCCAGATTGTCAACGGGGACCAGTACTGTGGGGTATGGGGTCTGGGGTCTGGGAGGTGTTGGAGGACTGCAGCCTGGGTCAGACCTGGACAAAGCAGCAGGGTCCCATGTGCCTGCACTCAGGTGACGACTGCCCCCTCTCTCAGGACTATGAACTCTTCGTGGAGGCCGTGGAACAGAACACACTGCAAGAGTTCCTGAAGCTGGCCTGAGTAGGCCACAGTCTACCCAACTCCTCACCAGGCCATGAAGGACCTTGTGACCAACTCTGCGTCTTCCCTAATCTGACCTTGGAGTTCCTCCCTGCAAACCCAAGCCCTTTCTGTACCCTCCTTCCTTCAGAGGCAACATTCCTTACTCACCAACTGGTGTGTCAGAGACTGTCTTAAGCAAAGCCCTGATGCTGGCTGTCCCTTGCCAGGCCTTGGGGCTACCTCCCTGCCTGGCGCTGTCTGATGGGTATTTGTTAGTTCCATCAGCCAGAGCTCTGCCAAAGGCCCCGCAGTCCCCGTCCTGGGAGCATCCTAGAGACAATTAAATGCCCATTCCACTGGTGCAGTCTCCTGGTTATGGTGTCCTAGGGACCCGCTGGGCTTGGTGGTGGTTCTGGCTGTGCTACAATGTgggctgcgtgtgtgtgtgtgtgtgcgtgtgtgcgtgcgtgcgtgcgtgcgtgcgtgcgtgtgtgtgtgtgtctgacagcACATGACCATGGTTGGCATGCAGTTTCTTGACATGGTAGTTGAGACACCCTCAATTTCCCAAGCAGGTTCTGATGTTCATCTGCCTGACAGTGAGGGTGCTGCCCCAGGACTGTTTGGTGGGGTGAAGACCGATTCAGTGTGGGTGTCGTGGGAGGTGTACAGCTAGCTGCAGCTGTATCAGATTGAACATGGGGGTAGTTGTGGTGGGGTTTTATACACGGTATGCAGAAAGTGTCTGCCTGAGCATGGGGatctacatgtgtgtgtctgtcgccaGAGGCCTGACTCCCAGTGAGGCTCCCCTGCCCCTGCTGAGGCAGAGAATATCAACCCAGCCACTACCTCGAGAGGATCTACTTAGCACAACTTGAGAGAAAAGGGAACCCAGGGGACAAAGAGCCCTTAGCTACGCCAGCTGGGGCTCCAGTTACAGGCCTAAGTGTCTGTACCGCCTTCCCCTCTGGACAGCCCTGTCTAGAGAGCCTTGTGGAGCTCATGATATCGGGGGCAGCACTTTATTCAGGGAAGTGAGCCTGGGCCAGGGTGAGGGCCAGAACCAGTACCAAAGCTGGGGTTCGACAGCAGGGCTCTCGGAGCCCGCAACAGAAGTGTTGCATTGGGAACCAGGCCTGCAGCCTGCAGTGTGAGTGTGTCATCCTGGTAGACCATGGGTGGGAAGGTGCTGAAGATCTCAAAGGTGGCCGGATCCATGTCCCTGGGTGTCCATCAGAGTCCATCAAGCTGGGCCGTGAGGCTAAGGACTTCCTTCCTGCAGCCCCCTCGCCGTGCCCTGTACCCACCTGGCCTGTGCTAGGAGGCTTCGCAGGTCACCGACAGTGTCCTCAGGCCGCATCATCAGCAGGAAGGCCTGCTCCCCGTTCTCTGACCGGATGCGCAGCATGGAGAGCGCAGGCACTGGCGAGTCCGGTGACTCCTGGCTCCTGCAGGTCCACAGGCCCTCAGTGCTCCCAGGCCCTTTCCCCTCTACCCTGCTCTCACCTCTGCCCAGCCCTCACCTCTGCCGCTCAGAAGCCAAGGCAGGTGTCTCCACTATGATCTCCTGGATCCGGGCAGGCAGTGGGCAGTAGTTCTGGAAGGCAGCCATGAAAAGTGGTCGGAGACCTAGGTCCCACCTACATCATTTCCTCCACCCTTAGAGAGGACTGGCTCATTCCTGAGCAGGGGTGGATGAGACCACCGAGCCAAAGAGCTGGGGGGTTCTGTGTAAAGGGAAGGAGGCTCTGGAAGGCAACACCACCATTCTCCCAATCCAGTGTGGGAGACGAGGCCACCCAAATGGTGGCCACGCCTGGGGACCTAACCTAGCCTGGGTTCAGGGAAGACACCTGAGCTGAGTCTGAAGGATGAGTAACAGGCATGTGAGATGGAACGGGACAGGGACACTCCCTACAGCCCAAATGTCCTGACCAACAGGAACCTGAAGGAGTCACGAGCCTGCCAGCAGTTTACAGCTCTTGAAGCAAGGAACCCAGTCAGACAGGAAAGGCTAGATATGAGGGGGACACTGATACAAAATGCACTCTCGATGCCAGGATAAGGGTCGTGGCTTCCTCCAAGAATGCCCAGACAGTTCCAACAGAGAAGGCTACTGGGGCACATGGCTAGCAGGAGCAGGGATGAGGTGGGAAGGCCAGCACAGAAGGTTGTGACACACTCTGCAGCCTAGACTCAGGTGGTGGGCTGCAGAGAGGAGCTCCAGTGGTGGCTAGACGGAACAAGACAACTCAGGTGAAGGGGAGGAGTCTGGTGAACCTTTTCTCCGGTGGTGACTTGGGAAGGAAGAACGGGAGTGAAGACAAGATAGTGGACTCATGGCATGCGAGAGGCCTGTGGGACAACTAAGGAGCACCAAGGCCAAGCTCAAGGGTATCCCCACGCCCTCCACTGTAGCCACGCCAGCTGCCTATAGGGTAGAGCATGGAGTCCTCACCAACTCCACAGAGATCCGACACTGTTCTGAGGGTGAACTTGCCATTCTGGCCTTTACTTGGGGCCTATAGGTCTGAGCCTCTGGACAAGACACTGTAGGCTGAGCCAGGGTTGGTGATAAAAATCCCCCTGGAGAAAGCTGGGTAATTAGGGCAGGCCTCACCTGCAAGGTGTCCCTGATGGGGCCCCGGATGTCAATCACCTGGCCTTGTCGAATTACACACTTGGGAAGCCTGTTCAGAAATTTCTCAGCAGTCATCCTGGAGCCTGCAGGGAGGGTATTGGGAGCCTTGGCCCAGGAGGGACAGTAAGTGCTGGTAGAGGCCACCTGGAGCTTGCTCTACACAGCCCCCCAGCCAACCTTGGGGGCCAACTTACCTGAAGTATCCTCCACCCTGTCCAAGGCCTTGCGAACTTTCTGCCGGCCCACCACACGACCCTCACCTGGGAATGAGCCCAGCCCGTCCTCTGGGTAAACCTGATTGCGCAGGTCGCTTACCTAGCAAGAAGGAAGGGCCACAGAAGCAGGGAGCCCAACTCTTCAGCCCTGTAACCTCACCCCCACCCGTTTGCCCAGAGGCCTCAAGAACAACCCAAGGGGCCGTCTAATGCCAGAGAACCacagttgctgctgctgctgctacctcAGGCCCTGTTTGTGCAAGCACCTTACTAATAGCTGAAGCCATAGCACTGACGACCCCCGCCCCCACTGAAAGGTGGCCACACAGGGAATGAATGTTAGGGTAGGGCAGAGCCTTGCTCTTGTCCAGTCTGCAAGGCAGACACTACCACTGCAGGTCACCATTGCCCTGTCAAGGCAGCTCCAAGGCTGTTAAGACTCACGCTGTCTTTTGTGTTACGGTGGCAcacaccctccctgaggagataACCCTCCTCCCGAGCCTGCTTTCCTCCTGGTCCCCAGGATGACAACCTTCACCTCCCTCAGCCCTGCCAACACATGGGCTCTTCTCCTGTCCTTGCAGCCCAGCCTGGACTGCCTCTTTTCAGTGTTTGCAACTCATGTCCTGCTTTCCGCCCCAACCACGTGGTTTCAGAAGCTTCTGAGGTAAAGTAAGCCCCCTGTGCTTTATAGTCAAGAACCCCAGAATGTCACCAGTGCCCTAAATGCTGGGGAGGGTGGGCAGAGTAGTGCTCCCACCACCAACCATGTACCTTCaagatgccagcagagggcactgtcTGCTGCTCAGCTTGGGGGACCTCATGGCCGCTCTGGCCTTGACAGCCTCCTCACACTGCTCCCTCACCCTCCTGCAGGGCATCCTGACTGGGTCCCCTGAGTGGATGGCTCCCTCTTAGGATGGCTGATCCCTGAGCAAGCTATCCCATTCTCTCCAAATCCACACAGGGAAGGGGTGGGTTGAGGAGCCACTGGTTACCTTAAAGGGGACTCCATCAGGATACAGCCGCTGGAGCTCTGAGGGAAAGAAGCCATCCAGTATGTCCCGGAGGCAGCGCTGCAGGACAGTGAACAGGTCTGTAGCCATGCTGTGCCATGCTATGCCAAACCTGCTACCTGTTTGGTTGGCCTGCCCTAAGCATCATATTCTGGAAATACTGAGAACTCCAAGACTGGAGGGGTGGGGCCTGTGTCCTTTGAGGAGGGCAAGCCAGTACAGTGAGTGGACTCCACCATCTCCAAGCAGGGGTGAAGAACAGGTGTGGATCCCAGAGCCCCATCCTACCTGCGTGGAGGGATCGTAGAAGGGCCGGAAGGGCCCATCAAACATCATCATGCCATTCCGGTAGAGCTTTATTGGGATGGGCTCTAGGGTACGGAACTGCGCCCCACCAGGCATTGGTGTCACTTGGGCCTCTCCCTCCACCACCAGCTCACTCAGATCCTGCAGACTGGCCAGCAGTCTGTCAAAGTCCACCTCAGGGGGTACAAAAGAATCCCCtgacaaaaagaaacagatgCCCATGAGCCTCTGTGGCTGCCGTGTATCCTGGCAGCTCTgacttctggggggggggggctcccaCACAGAGCAGAAGCCTGGGTTCCTGAAAGAAAAGAGTAACTGCACTAGGTAACAAAGACAGCTATCTTTTATTGGATACTTACTttgaactttttgtttatttgagccCTGGTCCATGTAGCCTTGAACTTTGtagtgaggatgaccttgaactccttctaATCCTACttccacatcccaagtgctgggattgcatgaGTGTCACCATACCTAGCAGGACACTGACTTTGGGTCAAGGACTTAATATCCATCACCCCATTTCCTCTGCTTAGGATCCTACACTGTAAGAGTTATACTCCTTTCTATTTtcagagagggaaactgaggccagagttGAGTAGCTTCTTAGAAATGCACAGCattacaaacaaaagcaaagtttGATATTGGATCTGTGCCAGGCACCGGATTGGCAAAGATCTCAGCTCAAAGCTTTCAAGGTTCAAATTCCAGCCCCTGCACTTCTTCCTGTGTGGCCTTACCACAATGCTTGGGGCTAGAATGAGATGCCAAGTGTTGGCCTCCCAGGGTGGCTATAAGGTGCCAAGGAAATGGCCACATGAGAGCTAACTTGGAACAACCTGAACTGTCCATGTTCAATCGCTGGTCACCAGATCTACCTTGTACAAGGTCCTCAGGCCAACCCCAAGGCTGGGAGGCCAGAGCTGTTTAATCTCTACCATATGCATTAGGAAACaatatcagaaaaatgaaaagtgactCATCCCAGGCCACCTGGCAAGGTATGGGACTTGGGACCCAGCTCATCATCAGGAGAGGGAGGGCAGGGGCGGGGATGGATGGCCGCTAGGATGTTGGGCCAGCTGCTGGACGGGAATAACTATTTCTGGGTTGCACACTCTTGAGTCTGCCAGGCTCTAGCTCCTCTGGAAGCTCTGCACATGGCTGTGCAGAGTTGTAGAGGGTGCAGACAAAATAACTAGGACAGCCATGAAGGAGCCAGAAGAGAAGGGTGGTGGGCAGGAGGGATGCTGGCTGGGGCCCCGGCCCCTAGTGTGAAAGCCTCCAACACACAAttggctgtggttctctgaaAGCTGTTTTCACCAGGACAGCTGAGTTGTGGCAGGATGTGGGTCAGGGAGCTGGGCACCCAACTGCTCTCCCCCTAGTGGAAGTACAGGTGCAGGGGCTGTGTTTCCTGCTGTCTCTGCAGCTGATGAGCCATAGGCCCTCTGACagcctttctttctccccagCAGTGGCCACTATCTGAAGGGCTGTGCCTGCCCCCGTCTCTGTCTGGGCTTGACCTGTCTTCCCTGTTGTGCACACCAACAGCCCAGTTTACATGATGCTGGGAACTAAGCCTCATGAATGTGCAGCAAACACACTTTCAACTGCATTCCACCCCCTGCCCGGCAATGATGTGACACTGGTGTCCATCACAATTAGTTTAAGGCCAATTTggaaacctaaaaacaaaaacacaacaacaaccaGAAAATATCTCCCATAAGGCCGGCCCAGTACCTCTTCCTACGGCTTTAGGAAAGGGGAGATCTGCCATAGAATGGCGCCAATGCGGCTGTCCAAAGCAAGCTACCTCAGGGCCAGGGACATACATGGGGTGGGCAGTGGGGCAAGGGGACAGACTGGAATCCCTGGGACAATGCTAAGAAATACTGACAGCAAAAGTTTGCTTCAGAAGGCTGGCCTGGAGGATAGGGACTGTAGCAGAGCATTTGCATAACCAAGAAAAGAGATGGGGACCGACCAggtgcctttaatgccagcacttgggaggcagaggtaggtgaatctctgcgagttcaaggacagcctggtctccagagtgagtgccaggacagctggggctacagagaaattctgtgaGGGGTGTGGGAGGTGTGGGGGGTGGAAGACAGAGGAAGTGAAGGGAAGTGGGGAACTGcctagaaaagtaaaagaaacctGGCCCAGGCCAGGAAGAGGGCAGAGTAGGTAGGATGGGCTGGGCTGCCATCGGGTGCAATGGACAGGAAGGGGAGATAGGGCTCCCAGGGATGAGACAAGAGGAGCCTGGTGTGGCCAGTGTAGGTAGCTGTTAAGTCAGTGAGCCTTACCCAACAGCTCAACAGAGCCTTCGTTTGGAGAGAGGTGTGCTGGGAGTTACCACACAAGGGAACACAGGCCAAAAAGGAAGTCTCAGGTCTGGCTTAGCCAATGGAGAGACATGTCCCTTTTGTGGGATGGACAGGTAAGAAAAGCAAGTCAGTGGACTTGTCTACTAATGACTCTTAGAGGCAAGCATTACAGTACACCGAGAGGAGTTAGGGTGACAGTGACAATAGCAGCTACAAAGAGACCCTGTGTGTACTGCAGAGCTCGCTGCGGGAGCACAGCTGGCCTGAGTAGTGGGCCCTGAAGGCTCGCTGGGAGGACAAGTTGCTGCTTTGGTGCTAGAGATGCTCCCCCTCTCAGGCCCACGGCCCCAGTTCCCGACACCCTAACCCAACCCATAGCCTCCAGCGTCAGGAAACTGCCACAGTTACCACAATTCTGCCAGCCGGGGCCCGTCAGGCCACTTACCTGCATGCTCTCTGCTCCTCAGAAGAGCCTGAGCAGAGAGATGCTGAGGCTCTAGGTGGTTCCAGAGCACACCTGCAACCAGGGCATGTTTTCCTGATGCCTGTAGCCCTCACCTGGACCCCTACCACTGAGCTTAGGGCTGCTCTGTCCCAGTGGACTGACAGTACCAGATACACCAGGCACCATAGCCTTCCTTGCGCAGGCACACATACTCCGGCCTATCTGCCAAGCACTGTGCCACATGCAGCTGGGCATCACCAGTGGAAAAGACATTGGCTTCAGGTCCCGCTGTCACCCCTAGAACACCTAGCCTGAGCCTTTAAATCCCCCATTCCAGCAGATCCTTCCTATGAGAGGCTGGCACATCAATGGTACAGCCCAGGTATCTGTGGGGATCTGCTGGAGAGGCTAGAGTTTGAGACAGAAGCAAGAGTAGGGAGAAGCATGTCTACCCAGGGGCAAACCAATCAGGCTGCCAGTGTTGACCCAGGAATTTGAGAAGCTAAAACCCAGATTCAGGGGCTTGGGAT
This DNA window, taken from Cricetulus griseus strain 17A/GY chromosome 2, alternate assembly CriGri-PICRH-1.0, whole genome shotgun sequence, encodes the following:
- the Ubxn11 gene encoding UBX domain-containing protein 11 isoform X2 produces the protein MRGARLLVAKETPRQQDGGAAGRLAGPVEFLTASLETRAMSSPLASLSKTRKVPLESEPVNPGKRGIRIYGDEDEVDMLNDGQDTEEKISVPTCYGGIGAPVGRQGTVFSDSELVSSMSRKLQELEEQLKIQSDEILSKDQKILALEDLVQTLQQNQGVSSSPQRQEDLETQCIQLQRQVGEMERFLSDYGLQWVGEPMDQEDSEGKIVSGNDDQDWMKAKKFWKPGDSFVPPEVDFDRLLASLQDLSELVVEGEAQVTPMPGGAQFRTLEPIPIKLYRNGMMMFDGPFRPFYDPSTQRCLRDILDGFFPSELQRLYPDGVPFKVSDLRNQVYPEDGLGSFPGEGRVVGRQKVRKALDRVEDTSGSRMTAEKFLNRLPKCVIRQGQVIDIRGPIRDTLQNYCPLPARIQEIIVETPALASERQRSQESPDSPVPALSMLRIRSENGEQAFLLMMRPEDTVGDLRSLLAQARDMDPATFEIFSTFPPMVYQDDTLTLQAAGLVPNATLLLRAPRALLSNPSFGTGSGPHPGPGSLP
- the Sh3bgrl3 gene encoding SH3 domain-binding glutamic acid-rich-like protein 3 encodes the protein MSGLRVYSTSVTGSREIKSQQSEVTRILDGKRIQYELVDISQDNALRDEMRSLAGNPKATPPQIVNGDQYCGDYELFVEAVEQNTLQEFLKLA
- the Ubxn11 gene encoding UBX domain-containing protein 11 isoform X1 — its product is MRGARLLVAKETPRQQDGGAAGRLAGPVEFLTASLETRAMSSPLASLSKTRKVPLESEPVNPGKRGIRIYGDEDEVDMLNDGQDTEEKISVPTCYGGIGAPVGRQAGTVFSDSELVSSMSRKLQELEEQLKIQSDEILSKDQKILALEDLVQTLQQNQGVSSSPQRQEDLETQCIQLQRQVGEMERFLSDYGLQWVGEPMDQEDSEGKIVSGNDDQDWMKAKKFWKPGDSFVPPEVDFDRLLASLQDLSELVVEGEAQVTPMPGGAQFRTLEPIPIKLYRNGMMMFDGPFRPFYDPSTQRCLRDILDGFFPSELQRLYPDGVPFKVSDLRNQVYPEDGLGSFPGEGRVVGRQKVRKALDRVEDTSGSRMTAEKFLNRLPKCVIRQGQVIDIRGPIRDTLQNYCPLPARIQEIIVETPALASERQRSQESPDSPVPALSMLRIRSENGEQAFLLMMRPEDTVGDLRSLLAQARDMDPATFEIFSTFPPMVYQDDTLTLQAAGLVPNATLLLRAPRALLSNPSFGTGSGPHPGPGSLP
- the Ubxn11 gene encoding UBX domain-containing protein 11 isoform X3, encoding MAAPRDGSLGPWGDFLLSSQEFLTASLETRAMSSPLASLSKTRKVPLESEPVNPGKRGIRIYGDEDEVDMLNDGQDTEEKISVPTCYGGIGAPVGRQAGTVFSDSELVSSMSRKLQELEEQLKIQSDEILSKDQKILALEDLVQTLQQNQGVSSSPQRQEDLETQCIQLQRQVGEMERFLSDYGLQWVGEPMDQEDSEGKIVSGNDDQDWMKAKKFWKPGDSFVPPEVDFDRLLASLQDLSELVVEGEAQVTPMPGGAQFRTLEPIPIKLYRNGMMMFDGPFRPFYDPSTQRCLRDILDGFFPSELQRLYPDGVPFKVSDLRNQVYPEDGLGSFPGEGRVVGRQKVRKALDRVEDTSGSRMTAEKFLNRLPKCVIRQGQVIDIRGPIRDTLQNYCPLPARIQEIIVETPALASERQRSQESPDSPVPALSMLRIRSENGEQAFLLMMRPEDTVGDLRSLLAQARDMDPATFEIFSTFPPMVYQDDTLTLQAAGLVPNATLLLRAPRALLSNPSFGTGSGPHPGPGSLP
- the Ubxn11 gene encoding UBX domain-containing protein 11 isoform X6, whose protein sequence is MLNDGQDTEEKISVPTCYGGIGAPVGRQGTVFSDSELVSSMSRKLQELEEQLKIQSDEILSKDQKILALEDLVQTLQQNQGVSSSPQRQEDLETQCIQLQRQVGEMERFLSDYGLQWVGEPMDQEDSEGKIVSGNDDQDWMKAKKFWKPGDSFVPPEVDFDRLLASLQDLSELVVEGEAQVTPMPGGAQFRTLEPIPIKLYRNGMMMFDGPFRPFYDPSTQRCLRDILDGFFPSELQRLYPDGVPFKVSDLRNQVYPEDGLGSFPGEGRVVGRQKVRKALDRVEDTSGSRMTAEKFLNRLPKCVIRQGQVIDIRGPIRDTLQNYCPLPARIQEIIVETPALASERQRSQESPDSPVPALSMLRIRSENGEQAFLLMMRPEDTVGDLRSLLAQARDMDPATFEIFSTFPPMVYQDDTLTLQAAGLVPNATLLLRAPRALLSNPSFGTGSGPHPGPGSLP
- the Ubxn11 gene encoding UBX domain-containing protein 11 isoform X5; translation: MLNDGQDTEEKISVPTCYGGIGAPVGRQAGTVFSDSELVSSMSRKLQELEEQLKIQSDEILSKDQKILALEDLVQTLQQNQGVSSSPQRQEDLETQCIQLQRQVGEMERFLSDYGLQWVGEPMDQEDSEGKIVSGNDDQDWMKAKKFWKPGDSFVPPEVDFDRLLASLQDLSELVVEGEAQVTPMPGGAQFRTLEPIPIKLYRNGMMMFDGPFRPFYDPSTQRCLRDILDGFFPSELQRLYPDGVPFKVSDLRNQVYPEDGLGSFPGEGRVVGRQKVRKALDRVEDTSGSRMTAEKFLNRLPKCVIRQGQVIDIRGPIRDTLQNYCPLPARIQEIIVETPALASERQRSQESPDSPVPALSMLRIRSENGEQAFLLMMRPEDTVGDLRSLLAQARDMDPATFEIFSTFPPMVYQDDTLTLQAAGLVPNATLLLRAPRALLSNPSFGTGSGPHPGPGSLP
- the Ubxn11 gene encoding UBX domain-containing protein 11 isoform X4; translation: MGPGTFPWWHSWRLNLYLFLLPAWVPRKRGIRIYGDEDEVDMLNDGQDTEEKISVPTCYGGIGAPVGRQAGTVFSDSELVSSMSRKLQELEEQLKIQSDEILSKDQKILALEDLVQTLQQNQGVSSSPQRQEDLETQCIQLQRQVGEMERFLSDYGLQWVGEPMDQEDSEGKIVSGNDDQDWMKAKKFWKPGDSFVPPEVDFDRLLASLQDLSELVVEGEAQVTPMPGGAQFRTLEPIPIKLYRNGMMMFDGPFRPFYDPSTQRCLRDILDGFFPSELQRLYPDGVPFKVSDLRNQVYPEDGLGSFPGEGRVVGRQKVRKALDRVEDTSGSRMTAEKFLNRLPKCVIRQGQVIDIRGPIRDTLQNYCPLPARIQEIIVETPALASERQRSQESPDSPVPALSMLRIRSENGEQAFLLMMRPEDTVGDLRSLLAQARDMDPATFEIFSTFPPMVYQDDTLTLQAAGLVPNATLLLRAPRALLSNPSFGTGSGPHPGPGSLP